The Amycolatopsis sp. DG1A-15b genome window below encodes:
- a CDS encoding CsbD family protein, with protein sequence MNDKLENKGEELKGRAKEAVGDATDNEQWQAEGKSEQAKGSLKQAGEKIKDAVKGVTDKK encoded by the coding sequence ATGAACGACAAACTGGAAAACAAGGGCGAAGAGCTCAAGGGCCGGGCCAAGGAAGCCGTCGGCGACGCCACCGACAACGAGCAGTGGCAGGCCGAAGGCAAGTCCGAGCAGGCCAAGGGCTCGCTCAAGCAGGCCGGCGAGAAGATCAAGGACGCTGTGAAGGGTGTCACGGACAAGAAGTGA